ATTAGCAGTAAAACGCTGTCCTCCAACTACCCAAGTCCCAATATTACCTGCTGGACGACTGGAAACTATACCTTTGATTCTGGGTAAATTACCACCACCTTTAGCAAAGGCAGAATTAACGGCAAAAGGAAGTGCTAATGCAACTGAAGTAGCTAAAACTAGATTAAGACCAGATAACTTTTTCACTTGGTTTTCCTCCGAGGAAATTCAGGATCTTTTTAGGAATCAGAAGCATGAAACAACTAGCACAGAAGATCATCTTCCTGTGTAATTTCTCGACTTCTGTAGTTAGTACGGAAAACCATTAACTTTGGATCACAAATTATTGAGCCAATATGAAAAACTACACTCACAACTGAATTGACTTTTTGGGCATAGGGCATGGGAGAGCTACGTAATTGCTCTACTCTTAACCCGTAAGTGCAGTGGTTATGACTTCAGATATAGCCGCCCCTGCAAATTTACGTTAAGGTAAGCTTTGAGAACTCAAAGGTTCCTCATTATAATTACCGAAATGGATTCTGTCTTCCACCTCAGCAAACTTGTCTTCAGCACACTTTTCTGGACTTAGTAAAGAAACCACAATTCCTACTATAAAAGATCGAGGAATAGTTACCAAACCAGGATTTTTCAAAGGGAACAAAGCTGAAGTTTTCCCTAAGATATCAACTTGAATTGTGGGGGAAAGATAAATCAAAAGTAAAGATAACAAAGTGCCAGTCAACATACTAGCAACTGCCCCATTGGTAGTGAACTTGCGCCACAACATAGAAAGTAAAAGAGGGGGGAAATTACCAGAAGCAGCGATCGCAAATGCTAATCCTACCATGTCAGCCACATTAGTTTGGCGAAAGCCTGCCGTCAGGCATAACCCAACACCCCGTCGTTCCAGAATTTCCACGCCCTCAAATAGGATGGCTATATTTTGTTTTGGAACTTCAGAGAACCTTTATACCCTGAAATTTTGGCTAGTTCTTCTAGAGACTTTGCACCCGGTTCCACCAATTTGCCATTAATTTCCCAAGTTGGATAGCTTTCAATTTTTGCTTTTTGACAAACTTCTAGCTGCCGCCTTGGTTCTTTAGGATCGGCACACTCTACATAATTAATTTCACTAAAAGCTTGCTTACCAAATACTTCCTTTTGCTCGTGACAGTGAGGGCACCAAAAAGCACCATACATTTTGACACCTTTAGCTTTGAGATATTTCGCTAACTCAATTTCTGCGGTACTTGATGTAGTCGTAATTGGTGTACCGCTAGGTGAAGGAGGGTTAGGGTTGTTAGCAGTAGCGTAGACTCCCAAAGTACTAATCAGAGTTACCATACCCACAACAATCGTCACAAAGAAAATTTGTCCCATATCTTCCCAACTCCGACCAATCAGAGTCAGAATAAATAAACTAGCTGAAAACAAGGCAGAACCTAAACAGTAAAGACATAAAGCCTTGATTTGGAAAGCCAATAAAAACATCAAGTAGCCGCTAAACACTAGCATAGCGGTACTACCAGCCAATAACAGTAACCAAGTGTTATTTTCTAGGTTGCGGCGCAGACTTTTCTGATGATCTGCGGCAACAGCTAGGGGGGCGAAAGCAAAAACTGCCATAGCGATATATGCCAAACAGCCAAATAAAGGCAAAGGTTGACCAAAAACAGTAGCATATTGGCTGGATAATACTGTTTCGCAACCACTAACAGGACAAGCAACATTACCTCCAGATAGTTTAGAGATAGTCAAATATCCAGTTAGTAAAGCACCCAAAATAGCAATTCCACCAATAAGCAAACGGGAATTGCGATGAATCCAAGGAGTAGAACGTCGGCGCATCATAGGTAGTTTTCAGAAGTGAAGTTTTAACAGTACAAAGTGGAAAACGAATTTGGC
The nucleotide sequence above comes from Merismopedia glauca CCAP 1448/3. Encoded proteins:
- a CDS encoding sodium:solute symporter family transporter, with translation MEILERRGVGLCLTAGFRQTNVADMVGLAFAIAASGNFPPLLLSMLWRKFTTNGAVASMLTGTLLSLLLIYLSPTIQVDILGKTSALFPLKNPGLVTIPRSFIVGIVVSLLSPEKCAEDKFAEVEDRIHFGNYNEEPLSSQSLP
- a CDS encoding vitamin K epoxide reductase family protein, which codes for MMRRRSTPWIHRNSRLLIGGIAILGALLTGYLTISKLSGGNVACPVSGCETVLSSQYATVFGQPLPLFGCLAYIAMAVFAFAPLAVAADHQKSLRRNLENNTWLLLLAGSTAMLVFSGYLMFLLAFQIKALCLYCLGSALFSASLFILTLIGRSWEDMGQIFFVTIVVGMVTLISTLGVYATANNPNPPSPSGTPITTTSSTAEIELAKYLKAKGVKMYGAFWCPHCHEQKEVFGKQAFSEINYVECADPKEPRRQLEVCQKAKIESYPTWEINGKLVEPGAKSLEELAKISGYKGSLKFQNKI
- a CDS encoding DUF5666 domain-containing protein yields the protein MKKLSGLNLVLATSVALALPFAVNSAFAKGGGNLPRIKGIVSSRPAGNIGTWVVGGQRFTANRATQFDTVEGPLRVGSCAKVRYVVSGSIKVAQEIDSEPITDCR